Sequence from the Gammaproteobacteria bacterium genome:
CAGTAGCTTAGAGATACGCTTTTAAGGCTTCTGCCTTGTCAGTACGTTCCCAGCTCAGATCCAGGTCATCCCGGCCAAAGTGTCCGTAGGCCGCAGTCGGCTTGTAAATCGGACGGATCAGGTCCAGCGAGGTAATGATGCCATACGGTGTGAGATCGAATTCCGATTGTACGATCTGGGTCAGTTTGTATTCACTGAT
This genomic interval carries:
- a CDS encoding methionine adenosyltransferase domain-containing protein; translation: ISEYKLTQIVQSEFDLTPYGIITSLDLIRPIYKPTAAYGHFGRDDLDLSWERTDKAEALKAYL